The Nitrosomonas communis genome has a segment encoding these proteins:
- a CDS encoding type III PLP-dependent enzyme has product MKIRTATVQKRTENEVIFDTHPEISLDLSHVEDALKKGYNRPFLLVDSNIIRNKIRRFKAAMPRVHPHYAAKANPDSRVLKTLIEEGSGFEIASIAELDLLISLGVPAAEIYYSNPMKSRQYLEYAASKGVEWYVLDSVEELRKIVSVKPDAKLYLRIDTPNIGSDWPLAGKFGTHLADIKAIINEAVSLNADLAGVTFHVGSQCRNPQNWRVGIERARNVFADMRQAGLRPRLLNIGGGYPVRHVKPIPSIEVIADVINAAIADLPEEIRIMAEPGRYLVSDSACFVCRVVGTATRNGKRWMYWDAGIFGGIIEVSEGLRYEILTNRTGSSTPWSIAGPTCDSVDVLMHDELLPEDIQEGDFIFIPNAGAYTTAYASNFNGFPLPDVMVL; this is encoded by the coding sequence ATGAAAATACGTACCGCCACTGTGCAAAAGAGAACTGAAAATGAAGTTATCTTTGACACCCATCCTGAGATTAGTTTAGATCTTTCCCACGTTGAAGACGCACTCAAAAAAGGTTACAACAGGCCTTTCTTGTTGGTCGACAGCAATATTATCCGTAATAAAATTCGCCGCTTTAAAGCTGCCATGCCACGTGTTCATCCGCATTATGCAGCCAAAGCTAATCCGGATTCGCGTGTATTAAAAACCCTAATAGAAGAAGGTTCTGGATTTGAAATTGCGTCCATTGCCGAACTGGATCTGTTAATTAGTCTGGGTGTTCCTGCAGCGGAAATATACTACAGTAACCCGATGAAATCACGTCAATACCTGGAATACGCCGCATCTAAAGGTGTAGAATGGTATGTTCTGGACAGTGTTGAAGAGCTGCGTAAAATCGTCAGTGTCAAGCCAGATGCAAAGTTATATTTGCGCATCGATACACCCAACATCGGCAGTGACTGGCCGCTGGCAGGAAAATTTGGCACGCACCTTGCCGACATCAAAGCAATTATTAACGAAGCGGTCTCATTGAATGCTGATCTCGCGGGTGTCACCTTTCATGTAGGTTCGCAATGCCGTAATCCGCAAAACTGGCGAGTCGGTATTGAACGCGCGAGAAATGTTTTCGCTGACATGAGGCAGGCAGGGTTAAGGCCTCGCTTACTCAATATCGGTGGTGGTTATCCTGTACGTCATGTTAAACCAATTCCTTCTATCGAGGTGATCGCAGATGTCATCAATGCTGCAATCGCTGATCTTCCGGAAGAAATTCGCATCATGGCAGAGCCAGGTCGGTATCTCGTATCGGACTCTGCATGCTTTGTTTGCAGAGTTGTGGGCACGGCCACACGCAATGGCAAGCGCTGGATGTATTGGGATGCAGGTATATTTGGCGGTATTATCGAAGTTAGTGAAGGGCTACGTTATGAGATTTTGACTAACCGCACAGGTAGTAGTACGCCATGGTCCATTGCCGGTCCAACCTGTGATTCTGTTGATGTGTTGATGCATGACGAGCTATTGCCAGAAGATATCCAAGAAGGTGATTTCATCTTTATTCCTAACGCCGGCGCCTATACCACAGCCTACGCCAGCAATTTCAATGGCTTCCCGTTACCTGATGTCATGGTTTTGTAG
- a CDS encoding recombination-associated protein RdgC, with protein MWFKNLQIYRITDWKLMPEELEELLARRTLQACLSMEMQSLGWIPPGMEETRLVYARGQQMLIALGSEKKLLPASVVNQRAKERAVEMEAQQGYPVGRKQMKEIKEAALYELLPRAFVVRQKSHAWIDPVDGWIIIDSSNIAKADTFAETLLKTIPTLLLKRIKTNLTPASAMTRWLSGDELPHAFTIDSDSVFRSREDKKVSVSYQRHPLDSDEITRHVRAGKEVTKQAMVWENNLSFVLDENLQIKRLTLLDIEKEPAESAEEQFDSNFFLMTEQLKQLLPDLIDALGGEVVE; from the coding sequence ATGTGGTTTAAGAATTTACAAATTTATCGTATCACTGATTGGAAGCTTATGCCTGAAGAGCTGGAAGAGTTATTAGCCAGACGCACTCTGCAAGCCTGCTTAAGCATGGAAATGCAAAGCCTGGGCTGGATTCCACCAGGCATGGAAGAAACCCGCCTTGTGTATGCGCGAGGCCAGCAAATGCTGATTGCGCTCGGATCTGAAAAAAAATTGTTGCCTGCTTCCGTCGTGAATCAGCGTGCCAAGGAACGTGCTGTGGAAATGGAAGCGCAGCAGGGCTATCCAGTTGGCCGTAAACAGATGAAAGAAATCAAAGAAGCAGCCTTATACGAGCTACTACCGCGCGCGTTTGTCGTGCGGCAAAAAAGCCATGCCTGGATTGATCCGGTAGACGGCTGGATTATTATTGATAGCTCGAATATTGCCAAGGCAGATACCTTTGCTGAAACTCTCCTGAAAACGATCCCCACGCTTCTACTCAAGCGCATCAAGACTAATTTGACTCCTGCTTCAGCCATGACCCGCTGGCTATCAGGCGATGAGTTACCTCATGCGTTTACTATCGATAGCGATAGCGTTTTCCGTAGCAGAGAAGATAAAAAAGTCTCGGTCAGCTATCAGCGCCATCCACTCGATTCAGATGAAATTACCAGACATGTCCGAGCAGGCAAAGAAGTTACCAAACAGGCAATGGTATGGGAAAACAACCTTTCCTTTGTGCTGGATGAAAACCTGCAAATCAAGCGGCTCACCCTGCTCGATATCGAAAAAGAACCCGCTGAATCAGCGGAAGAGCAATTCGATAGCAATTTCTTCCTTATGACCGAACAATTGAAACAGTTATTACCTGATTTAATCGATGCATTAGGCGGGGAAGTGGTTGAGTGA
- a CDS encoding helix-turn-helix domain-containing protein: MYGLRKAGFKQSEIANEVGVNKSTLSRELRRKRG, from the coding sequence ATTTATGGGTTACGAAAAGCAGGATTTAAGCAAAGTGAGATAGCGAATGAAGTAGGCGTGAACAAATCTACCCTCTCACGAGAACTCAGGCGCAAGAGGGGATAG